One part of the Sphingopyxis sp. TUF1 genome encodes these proteins:
- the dnaE gene encoding DNA polymerase III subunit alpha: MAFSPFVPLRVFSSYTMLEGAIEPKAIAKAARDRGFPAIAVADRNGLYGVMAFGEACKAAGVQPIVGALLSVARPGQRLANGAPLIDWLALYAQDEKGYDNLCALVSAAHLGRPVEQEPHVTLADLAGRTDGLICLSGGGEGALARLLAGEQKSAAEDYVEQLEAFFGGRLYIELSRRGDATETAAENALIEMAYARALPIVATNPANFVEPQFHPAHDAMLCIAQSAYVESEDRRSSNPEAWLKPAEAMEDAFSDLPEAIRNTLVIAQRCAFMAPKRKPILPSLAGDREGEAAQLKADAHAGLEARLALYSDLTDGERQAYVERLDFEVDVITQMGFPGYFLIVADFIKWAKAQDIPVGPGRGSGAGSVVAWALTITDLDPLKLGLLFERFLNPERVSMPDFDIDFCETRRGEVIRYVQEKYGRDTVAQIITFGKLKARAVLKDTGRVLQMSYGQVDRLAKLVPNHPTDPWTLERALNGVSELMTEYKQDDGVRRLFDMARQLEGLPRHSSTHAAGVVIGDRPLDQLVPLYRDPRSDMPVTQFDMKYVETAGLVKFDFLGLKTLSVLKEARRLLALRGIDVDLDTLAWDDPAVYELLQRGETVGVFQLESEGMRRTLSAVKPTNFGDIIALVALYRPGPMDNIPLFGARKNGREPIAYPHPLLEGILAETYGIFVYQEQVMQAAQILAGYSLGGADLLRRAMGKKIQAEMDAQRETFVKGCGEHNQIDAKTANELFDLIDKFAGYGFNKSHAAAYALLSYQTAWLKAHHPHEFFAASMSFDSHQTDKLSVFIDDMRRLDVAVAPPSINESEADFSVGRTDEGLAVRYALGALKGVGEKAMEALVAERQAKGDFASLDDFANRIDPKLLNRRQIEALAGAGAFDCVEPERPRAFAGAEALLACANSSAHERSTGQGGLFGGDIAIAPSLQLPAAEPWTLAERMTREKDAFGFYFSAHPVEQYEAILSARGARSYGDICENVEMTPGTRIPMMMAAMVESARARVSQRGNRFLNLTLSDRSGQFQSSCFDEAAGKVLEALANEGGCALLSVELDLLEGEETPRVTVRGAQPLAEIAATASLQLFCRVQAPEAIAEMARLLERRDDARGRVIVATRDPLTDEDLRIELGRGFALTPDTVARLDMVTGVADAALSLVAPREFRVR; this comes from the coding sequence ATGGCCTTCAGCCCCTTTGTCCCTCTGCGCGTCTTTTCCAGCTACACGATGCTCGAAGGGGCGATCGAGCCCAAGGCGATTGCAAAAGCCGCGCGCGACCGCGGCTTTCCGGCGATCGCCGTCGCCGATCGCAACGGCCTCTACGGCGTCATGGCCTTTGGCGAGGCGTGCAAGGCCGCGGGGGTGCAACCGATCGTCGGCGCGCTGCTCAGCGTCGCGCGGCCGGGGCAGCGGCTGGCGAATGGTGCGCCGCTGATCGACTGGCTCGCGCTCTATGCGCAGGATGAAAAGGGCTACGACAATCTTTGCGCGCTCGTGTCGGCGGCGCATCTTGGGCGGCCGGTCGAGCAGGAGCCGCATGTCACGCTCGCCGATCTTGCCGGACGGACGGACGGGCTGATCTGCCTGAGCGGCGGCGGCGAAGGCGCGCTCGCGCGCTTGCTCGCGGGCGAGCAGAAAAGCGCTGCCGAGGATTATGTCGAGCAACTGGAGGCCTTTTTCGGCGGACGGCTCTATATCGAGCTGTCGCGGCGCGGCGATGCCACCGAAACCGCCGCCGAAAATGCGTTGATCGAAATGGCGTATGCGCGCGCGCTGCCGATCGTTGCCACCAATCCGGCGAATTTCGTCGAGCCGCAGTTCCACCCCGCGCATGATGCGATGCTGTGCATCGCGCAGTCGGCCTATGTCGAGAGCGAGGATCGCCGGTCGAGCAATCCCGAGGCGTGGCTGAAGCCGGCCGAGGCTATGGAAGACGCCTTCTCCGACTTGCCCGAAGCGATCCGCAACACGCTGGTCATCGCGCAGCGCTGCGCCTTCATGGCGCCGAAGCGCAAGCCGATCCTGCCAAGCCTTGCCGGCGACCGCGAGGGCGAGGCGGCGCAATTGAAGGCCGACGCCCATGCGGGGCTCGAAGCGAGGCTGGCGCTCTATTCCGACCTGACCGACGGGGAACGACAGGCCTATGTCGAGCGGCTCGATTTCGAGGTCGACGTCATCACCCAGATGGGCTTTCCGGGCTATTTTCTGATCGTTGCCGACTTCATCAAATGGGCGAAGGCACAGGATATTCCGGTGGGGCCGGGACGCGGCTCGGGCGCAGGCAGCGTCGTCGCCTGGGCGCTGACGATCACCGACCTTGATCCCTTGAAATTGGGCCTGCTGTTCGAACGCTTCCTCAACCCCGAGCGCGTGTCGATGCCCGACTTCGACATCGACTTTTGCGAAACGCGGCGCGGCGAAGTGATCCGTTATGTGCAGGAAAAATACGGCCGCGATACCGTCGCGCAGATCATCACCTTCGGGAAGTTGAAGGCGCGCGCGGTGCTCAAGGATACCGGCCGCGTGCTGCAGATGAGCTATGGCCAAGTCGACCGGCTGGCAAAGCTCGTGCCCAACCATCCGACCGATCCGTGGACGCTCGAACGCGCGCTCAACGGCGTTTCGGAACTGATGACCGAATATAAGCAGGACGACGGGGTGCGGCGGCTGTTCGACATGGCGCGCCAGCTCGAAGGCCTGCCGCGGCACAGCTCGACCCACGCGGCGGGCGTGGTGATCGGCGACCGGCCGCTCGACCAGCTCGTCCCGCTCTATCGCGACCCGCGCTCGGACATGCCGGTGACGCAATTCGACATGAAATATGTCGAGACCGCGGGGCTGGTGAAATTCGACTTCCTCGGCCTAAAGACGCTGTCGGTGCTCAAGGAAGCGCGGCGGCTGCTTGCCCTCCGGGGGATCGACGTCGATCTCGATACACTCGCGTGGGACGATCCGGCGGTTTACGAACTGCTCCAGCGCGGCGAGACGGTCGGGGTGTTTCAGCTGGAATCCGAAGGAATGCGGCGCACGCTGTCGGCGGTGAAACCGACCAATTTTGGCGACATCATCGCGCTCGTCGCGCTCTATCGACCGGGTCCGATGGACAATATTCCGTTGTTCGGTGCGCGCAAGAACGGGCGCGAGCCGATCGCCTATCCGCACCCGCTGCTTGAAGGCATCCTCGCCGAAACATACGGGATTTTCGTCTATCAGGAACAGGTGATGCAGGCCGCGCAGATATTGGCGGGCTACAGCCTTGGCGGTGCGGACCTGCTGCGCCGCGCGATGGGCAAGAAGATCCAGGCCGAGATGGACGCGCAGCGCGAGACCTTCGTCAAGGGTTGCGGCGAGCATAACCAGATCGATGCGAAGACCGCGAACGAGCTGTTCGACTTGATCGACAAGTTCGCGGGCTATGGTTTTAACAAGAGCCACGCCGCCGCCTATGCGCTGCTCTCCTATCAGACCGCTTGGCTGAAGGCGCATCATCCGCACGAGTTTTTTGCCGCGTCGATGTCGTTCGACAGTCACCAGACCGACAAACTGTCGGTGTTTATCGACGATATGCGCCGTCTTGACGTTGCCGTCGCGCCGCCGTCGATCAATGAAAGCGAGGCGGATTTTTCGGTCGGCCGTACCGACGAAGGGCTCGCGGTGCGCTATGCCCTGGGGGCGCTCAAAGGCGTCGGCGAAAAGGCGATGGAGGCGCTGGTCGCCGAGCGGCAGGCGAAGGGCGATTTCGCATCGCTCGACGATTTCGCGAACCGTATCGACCCCAAGCTGCTCAACCGGCGGCAAATCGAGGCGCTTGCCGGGGCGGGGGCGTTCGATTGCGTCGAACCCGAGCGGCCGCGCGCCTTTGCGGGAGCCGAGGCCCTGCTCGCCTGCGCGAACTCGTCGGCGCACGAACGCTCGACCGGGCAGGGCGGTCTGTTTGGCGGCGATATTGCAATTGCCCCATCCTTGCAGCTCCCCGCCGCCGAGCCGTGGACCCTCGCCGAGCGGATGACGCGCGAGAAGGACGCCTTCGGCTTTTATTTCTCGGCGCACCCCGTCGAGCAATATGAAGCGATCCTATCGGCGCGCGGAGCGCGGTCCTATGGCGACATTTGCGAAAATGTCGAAATGACGCCGGGCACGCGCATCCCGATGATGATGGCTGCAATGGTCGAAAGTGCGCGTGCGCGTGTCTCGCAGCGCGGCAACCGCTTCCTCAACCTGACGCTGTCGGATCGCAGCGGGCAGTTTCAGTCGAGCTGTTTCGACGAGGCTGCGGGCAAGGTGCTCGAGGCGCTGGCAAACGAGGGCGGCTGTGCGCTGTTATCAGTCGAGCTTGATTTGCTTGAAGGTGAAGAAACGCCGCGCGTCACGGTGCGCGGCGCGCAGCCGCTCGCCGAGATCGCCGCGACCGCCTCGCTCCAACTCTTTTGCCGCGTCCAGGCGCCCGAAGCGATTGCAGAAATGGCGCGGCTGCTCGAAAGACGCGACGATGCGCGCGGGCGGGTGATCGTCGCGACGCGCGATCCGCTGACGGACGAGGATTTGCGGATCGAGCTGGGGCGGGGATTTGCGCTGACTCCCGACACGGTCGCGCGACTCGATATGGTGACGGGCGTCGCCGATGCCGCCCTGTCGCTCGTCGCGCCGCGCGAGTTCCGCGTGCGCTGA
- a CDS encoding long-chain fatty acid--CoA ligase, translating to MGMQGQPLLITSLIDHAAREHGAREIVSRWADGSVTRSNWGEVGTDARRFAAAMVKLGIKKGDRIATLAMNHGHHLVSWYGTAGMGGVLHTVNPRLFDEQLVYIINHAEDRVLFVDAMFLPIVERLRDQLTSVEHFVLFDAPAQGDYKSYRDLIDAEDGRFQWVELDERDPVGLCYTSGTTGNPKGVLYEHRSNVIHAITEIQPDAFDLSSRSVILPIVPMFHANSWGIPFAAATVGAKLVFSATNDAQVLCDLMHAEGVTHSAGVPTVWLAMFAHMDATGMDYGALHHVIIGGSAAPRAMIERFMKAGVYVGHAWGMTETSPIGTMGKRPWNWDALSFDERVDIICRQGCPPFGVELRIVDDEDRELPRDGQTSGRLQIRGPWIIQRYFKADADAADADGWFDTGDVSVIHPDGVMQITDRAKDVIKSGGEWISSIELENAAVGAPGVQEAAAVGVYHPKWDERPILLIVKKPGADVSEAAIIDYLKDKVAKWWLPDEVVFVDELPHTATGKILKRQIRDDYKDYTLRSLTAA from the coding sequence ATGGGAATGCAGGGCCAGCCGCTGCTCATCACCAGCCTGATCGATCACGCCGCGCGCGAACATGGGGCGCGCGAGATCGTATCGCGATGGGCCGACGGCAGCGTGACGCGATCGAACTGGGGTGAAGTCGGCACCGACGCCCGCCGCTTTGCCGCCGCGATGGTCAAGCTGGGGATTAAGAAGGGCGATCGTATTGCGACGCTGGCGATGAACCACGGCCACCATCTGGTGAGCTGGTACGGAACCGCCGGAATGGGCGGCGTGCTGCATACGGTGAACCCGCGGCTGTTCGACGAGCAGCTCGTCTATATCATCAACCATGCCGAGGATCGCGTGCTGTTCGTTGACGCGATGTTCCTTCCGATCGTCGAGCGGCTGCGCGATCAGCTGACCAGTGTCGAGCATTTCGTCCTCTTCGACGCGCCCGCACAGGGTGATTATAAATCCTATCGCGACCTGATCGACGCCGAAGACGGCCGCTTTCAGTGGGTCGAACTCGACGAGCGCGATCCGGTGGGGCTTTGCTACACCAGCGGGACGACGGGTAATCCCAAGGGTGTGCTGTACGAGCATCGCTCGAACGTCATCCATGCAATCACCGAAATCCAACCCGACGCCTTTGACCTTTCGAGCCGCAGCGTGATCCTGCCGATCGTCCCGATGTTCCATGCAAACAGCTGGGGCATCCCCTTTGCCGCTGCGACGGTGGGAGCGAAGCTGGTGTTTTCCGCGACGAACGACGCGCAGGTCCTGTGCGACCTGATGCACGCCGAGGGGGTTACGCACAGCGCCGGGGTGCCGACCGTCTGGCTCGCGATGTTCGCGCATATGGATGCGACGGGCATGGATTACGGCGCGCTCCATCATGTCATCATCGGTGGGTCGGCCGCGCCGCGTGCGATGATCGAGCGCTTCATGAAGGCGGGCGTATATGTCGGTCATGCCTGGGGGATGACCGAAACCAGCCCGATCGGGACGATGGGCAAGCGGCCGTGGAACTGGGACGCGCTGAGTTTCGATGAGCGGGTCGACATCATCTGCCGCCAGGGCTGCCCGCCGTTCGGGGTCGAACTGCGCATCGTCGATGACGAAGATCGCGAGCTGCCGCGCGACGGCCAGACGAGCGGACGGTTGCAGATCCGCGGGCCGTGGATCATCCAGCGCTATTTCAAGGCCGATGCCGACGCCGCCGATGCGGACGGTTGGTTCGATACCGGCGACGTGTCGGTGATCCATCCCGACGGTGTGATGCAGATCACCGATCGCGCGAAGGACGTCATCAAGTCGGGCGGCGAATGGATCAGCTCGATCGAGCTGGAAAATGCCGCGGTCGGGGCACCCGGCGTGCAGGAAGCCGCCGCAGTCGGCGTCTATCACCCTAAATGGGACGAGCGGCCGATCTTGCTGATCGTGAAAAAACCCGGCGCAGATGTGAGCGAGGCGGCGATCATCGACTATCTGAAGGACAAGGTCGCCAAATGGTGGCTGCCCGATGAGGTCGTGTTCGTCGACGAATTGCCGCACACCGCCACGGGCAAGATCTTGAAGCGCCAGATCCGCGATGACTATAAGGACTATACGCTGCGGTCGCTCACGGCGGCCTAG
- a CDS encoding PA0069 family radical SAM protein gives MEPAKPLPPISGRGAPTNARPTRTGSLDREADGDWLDLAEDIDGAPLPLRTTVTVEHPKTIISRNKSPDISFDRSINPYRGCEHGCIYCFARPTHAFHDLSPGLDFESRLFAKPDAAALLRNELAKPNYKVAPIAIGTNTDGYQPIEREWGITRSIVEVLAETRHPLLITTKSDRLLRDIDLLAAMARDNLIGVAISVTTLDPKVARTLEPRAPHPRRRLAAIRALIDAGVPTQVNISPIIPAITDHEIEAIMTAAADVGAIRASYILMRLPYEVAPLFRAWLDAHYPDRAAKVMHMVQDIRGGRDNDPNFFTRMKGQGVWPQLIRQRVKRAARAHGMDRSFPPLRSDLFRPPERDGQMELF, from the coding sequence GTGGAACCCGCCAAGCCCCTACCCCCGATCTCCGGTCGCGGCGCACCGACCAACGCACGCCCCACGCGCACGGGCTCACTCGATCGCGAGGCCGATGGCGACTGGCTCGATCTGGCCGAGGACATCGACGGTGCACCTCTACCCTTGCGCACAACGGTGACGGTCGAGCATCCCAAAACGATCATTTCGCGCAACAAGTCGCCCGACATCAGTTTCGACCGCTCGATCAACCCCTATCGCGGCTGTGAACATGGCTGCATTTATTGCTTCGCGCGTCCGACACACGCCTTTCATGACTTATCGCCCGGCCTCGATTTCGAAAGCCGGTTGTTCGCAAAGCCCGACGCCGCGGCTCTGCTGCGCAACGAACTGGCAAAGCCCAATTACAAAGTTGCTCCGATTGCGATCGGCACGAACACCGATGGCTATCAGCCGATCGAGCGCGAATGGGGGATCACGCGGTCGATCGTCGAAGTGCTCGCCGAAACGCGCCATCCGCTGCTCATCACCACCAAGTCAGACCGGCTGCTGCGCGACATCGATCTGCTCGCGGCGATGGCGCGCGACAATCTGATCGGCGTCGCGATTTCGGTGACCACGCTTGATCCGAAGGTCGCCCGCACGCTCGAACCGCGCGCGCCACATCCGCGGCGGCGCCTCGCCGCGATCCGTGCATTGATCGACGCGGGTGTGCCGACGCAGGTCAATATCTCGCCGATCATCCCGGCGATCACCGACCACGAGATCGAGGCGATCATGACCGCGGCGGCGGATGTGGGCGCAATCCGCGCCTCCTACATATTGATGCGGCTGCCCTATGAGGTGGCTCCGCTTTTCCGCGCCTGGCTCGACGCACACTATCCCGACCGCGCGGCCAAGGTGATGCATATGGTTCAGGACATTCGCGGCGGACGCGACAACGACCCCAATTTCTTTACGCGAATGAAGGGACAAGGCGTTTGGCCGCAGCTCATCCGCCAGCGCGTCAAACGCGCCGCCCGCGCGCATGGCATGGACCGAAGCTTTCCGCCGCTCCGCTCGGACCTGTTTAGGCCGCCCGAGCGCGACGGGCAGATGGAGCTGTTCTAG
- the moaB gene encoding molybdenum cofactor biosynthesis protein B: MPIDESLAFTPVRIALLTISDSRSAAEDRSGDKLEELLTGAGHILAARAIIKDETDLIVSRLHNWIDDPEVDVVITTGGTGLTGRDVTPEALHRLDGKDIPGFGELFRWLSYQTIGTSTIQSRACAVVARGTYIFALPGSTGAVTDAWEGILASQLDSRHKPCNFVDLMPRLME, translated from the coding sequence ATGCCGATTGACGAAAGTCTTGCCTTTACGCCGGTCCGCATCGCTCTCCTGACGATTTCGGACAGCCGCAGCGCGGCCGAAGACCGCTCGGGCGACAAGCTCGAGGAACTGCTCACCGGCGCGGGACATATCCTCGCCGCGCGCGCGATTATTAAGGACGAGACCGACCTCATTGTTTCGCGCCTTCATAACTGGATCGACGACCCGGAGGTCGATGTCGTCATAACCACCGGCGGGACAGGCCTTACGGGCCGCGACGTGACGCCGGAGGCGCTGCATCGTCTCGACGGCAAGGATATTCCGGGCTTTGGCGAGCTGTTCCGCTGGCTCAGCTACCAGACGATCGGCACCTCGACGATCCAATCGCGGGCCTGCGCCGTCGTCGCACGCGGCACCTATATCTTTGCGCTTCCCGGTTCGACCGGCGCAGTTACCGACGCATGGGAAGGCATTTTGGCGAGCCAGCTCGACAGTCGGCACAAGCCCTGCAACTTCGTCGATCTGATGCCGCGGTTGATGGAATAG
- a CDS encoding lytic transglycosylase domain-containing protein produces MTKAFLSCATGALALATVPAIAADARDTGFAAAPQTVPGILSAKQKQLYTQALTAIRSERWSDAKALLDGADGDPITDFLRAELLVAANSPRAEIADIMPILARSPFLPQATQLGRLAAKRGAADIPALPSEMRLAWAGSAPRRLGADAVSSDPVAAGLARTIPERIKNDDPAGAEALLNAVADQLTPAARAEWRQKVAWSYYIENDDANALRLSLACTADGGPWATQGAWVQGLAAWRLHDYRTALAAFDRVAKEAPDSELRAAAYYWAARAAVAAGQPAAVQPRLRSAAANEETLYGLLAAETLGVETTSQRETLRPDRSAWRTLQGLPNVRIAMALSEIGEEKYAGEALRHQARIGNPDHHNELIAMAGALSLPETQLYLAHNTPNGRKPAIAARYPQPKWEPNGGWRVDPALVFAHTLQESRFQRAVVSSAGATGLMQVRPGTARDVVRWEGAVAALGDLKTPSVNMDLGQRYLQYLSREPATGGLLPKVIAAYNAGPAPIARWQTEIRDNGDPLLYIESIPYWETRGYVGIVLRNYWMYEAQQGKPSDSRIALAQGKWPRFPDGKDRARLTWSGGLANAD; encoded by the coding sequence ATGACCAAAGCCTTTCTATCGTGCGCCACGGGTGCGCTGGCGCTTGCCACTGTTCCTGCGATCGCGGCCGATGCCCGCGATACCGGTTTTGCGGCGGCACCGCAGACGGTGCCCGGCATTTTGTCAGCAAAGCAGAAGCAGCTCTACACACAGGCGCTGACCGCGATCCGGAGCGAGCGCTGGAGCGACGCCAAGGCGCTGCTGGACGGCGCCGATGGCGACCCGATCACCGATTTCCTGCGCGCGGAATTGCTCGTCGCGGCAAACAGCCCACGTGCGGAAATCGCCGACATCATGCCGATCCTTGCACGGTCGCCGTTCCTTCCGCAGGCGACCCAGCTCGGCCGCCTTGCAGCAAAGCGCGGCGCGGCCGACATTCCGGCGCTGCCGTCCGAAATGCGTCTTGCCTGGGCCGGCAGCGCGCCGCGCCGTCTCGGCGCCGATGCGGTGAGCAGCGACCCGGTCGCAGCGGGCCTCGCGCGCACGATCCCCGAACGGATCAAGAATGACGATCCCGCCGGCGCCGAAGCCCTGCTCAACGCGGTGGCCGATCAGCTAACCCCCGCCGCGCGCGCCGAGTGGCGGCAGAAGGTCGCCTGGTCCTATTATATCGAGAATGACGACGCGAACGCGCTCCGGCTTTCGCTGGCCTGCACCGCCGACGGCGGCCCCTGGGCCACACAGGGCGCGTGGGTTCAGGGGCTCGCCGCGTGGCGGCTGCACGACTATCGTACTGCGCTCGCCGCCTTCGATCGTGTGGCGAAAGAGGCGCCCGACAGCGAACTTCGCGCGGCCGCTTATTATTGGGCCGCCCGTGCGGCGGTTGCGGCGGGTCAGCCCGCCGCCGTTCAGCCGCGCCTTCGCTCGGCGGCGGCCAATGAAGAAACGCTCTACGGCCTGCTCGCCGCCGAAACGCTCGGCGTCGAAACAACGAGCCAGCGCGAGACGCTGCGACCCGATCGCAGTGCCTGGCGGACGCTTCAGGGCCTGCCCAATGTCCGTATCGCGATGGCACTGTCGGAGATCGGCGAAGAAAAATACGCGGGCGAAGCGCTGCGCCACCAGGCGCGCATCGGCAATCCCGACCATCATAACGAGCTCATCGCGATGGCCGGCGCGCTAAGCCTGCCCGAAACGCAGCTCTATCTGGCGCACAATACCCCGAATGGCCGCAAGCCCGCGATTGCGGCACGCTATCCGCAACCGAAATGGGAACCCAATGGCGGCTGGCGGGTCGATCCCGCGCTCGTTTTCGCCCATACGCTCCAGGAATCGCGGTTCCAGCGCGCGGTGGTCAGCAGCGCGGGCGCGACGGGCCTGATGCAGGTGCGCCCCGGCACCGCGCGCGACGTCGTGCGTTGGGAAGGCGCGGTCGCCGCGCTCGGCGATCTCAAGACACCTTCGGTCAACATGGATCTCGGCCAGCGTTACCTGCAATATCTGAGCCGCGAGCCTGCGACGGGCGGCCTGCTGCCCAAGGTGATCGCCGCCTATAACGCCGGCCCGGCGCCGATCGCGCGCTGGCAGACCGAGATCCGCGACAATGGTGACCCGCTGCTCTACATCGAATCGATCCCCTATTGGGAAACGCGCGGTTATGTCGGGATCGTCCTGCGCAACTATTGGATGTACGAAGCGCAGCAAGGCAAACCCTCCGACAGCCGCATTGCGCTCGCACAAGGCAAATGGCCGCGTTTTCCGGACGGCAAGGACCGCGCGCGCCTGACATGGAGCGGCGGACTGGCCAATGCCGATTGA
- a CDS encoding uracil-DNA glycosylase family protein, translating into MTRPSTSCFNNFMGGQTSALLAESYCDWWSLAGVEALVGEQPAGWLAVPPANDAAAPRTKRAVDPAPEAQPLPAALQRQRSEQPAEPKGPVVLPDEWNGFQQWLATNDDVPGSQWDARRVLPVGEAAAPLMLLTAWPEIDDQREAQLFAGPAGRLLDAMLQAIGLTRSQCYLASLAVTRPPGGRIDADDSAGLERLLWHHLRLAAPQRLLLVGGDITRMATGLALPDARGKLLDVNQNGGKVETIAVTHPAILLARPAQKAAAWDSLKLFNRGR; encoded by the coding sequence TTGACGCGCCCGTCAACCTCCTGTTTCAACAATTTCATGGGCGGGCAAACCTCTGCATTGCTGGCGGAAAGCTATTGCGACTGGTGGTCGCTGGCGGGCGTCGAGGCGCTTGTCGGCGAACAGCCCGCGGGATGGCTTGCCGTGCCGCCGGCGAATGACGCTGCGGCACCGCGGACAAAGCGTGCCGTCGACCCCGCGCCCGAAGCGCAACCTCTGCCCGCCGCGCTTCAGCGCCAGCGTAGCGAGCAGCCCGCCGAACCAAAGGGACCGGTTGTCCTTCCCGACGAGTGGAATGGATTCCAGCAATGGCTGGCGACGAACGACGATGTGCCGGGAAGCCAGTGGGACGCGCGCCGCGTGCTCCCCGTCGGGGAAGCCGCCGCACCGCTGATGCTGCTCACCGCCTGGCCCGAAATCGACGACCAGCGCGAAGCGCAATTGTTCGCAGGACCGGCAGGCAGGTTGCTCGACGCGATGCTGCAGGCGATCGGCCTCACGCGCAGCCAATGCTATCTCGCCAGCCTTGCCGTAACGCGCCCACCGGGGGGGCGCATCGATGCAGATGACAGCGCCGGTCTCGAACGGTTGCTCTGGCACCATCTGCGCCTCGCCGCACCGCAACGTCTGCTGCTGGTCGGCGGCGACATAACGCGCATGGCGACGGGCCTTGCGCTCCCCGACGCGCGCGGAAAGTTACTCGATGTTAACCAAAATGGCGGCAAGGTGGAGACGATAGCCGTAACCCATCCCGCAATATTGCTCGCGCGGCCAGCGCAAAAGGCAGCGGCATGGGACAGCCTGAAACTGTTCAACCGGGGACGTTGA
- a CDS encoding electron transfer flavoprotein-ubiquinone oxidoreductase, whose protein sequence is MSERESMPYDVVIVGAGPAGLSAAIRLKQLANEAGSELSVCILEKGSEVGAHILSGAVIDPKSLDELLPEWRTMGCPLAEVPVNDNQHWVLTKTKKIGVPHFITPGFMHNKGTYTGSLGNLCRWLAEQAEGLGVEIFPGFPAAEILYNEDGSVKGVATGDMGVARDGSHKADYAPGLELHAKYTFFAEGVRGHLTKILKPQFALDADCEPQVYGLGVKELWDIDPENHAPGRVIHTQGWPLDENANGGGFLYHQANGQVALGFVTWLNYRNPHISPFQEMQKWKTHPEIAKILKGGKRVSYGARAISDGGYQSVPKLAFPGGALIGDSAGFLNVPRIKGTHTSMKSGMMAAEAAFAAVAAGRGSDTLDAYQAAYDNSWVKKELSVVRNVLPLVEKYGDLAGTILAGITMWAETLKIKMPFTMKHHPDNESLYRADMMPKPDYPKPDGVLTFDRLSSVFVSNTNHEEDQPVHLQLKDPSIPVEYNLPLYDEPAQRYCPAGVYEIVGEEEGDPKFVINAQNCVHCKTCDIKDPTQNINWVTPEGGGGPNYPNM, encoded by the coding sequence GTGAGCGAACGGGAATCGATGCCCTATGACGTGGTCATCGTCGGCGCAGGTCCGGCGGGACTTTCAGCGGCGATCCGCCTCAAACAACTGGCGAATGAAGCCGGCAGCGAACTGTCGGTCTGCATCCTTGAAAAAGGGTCCGAGGTTGGCGCGCACATCCTGTCGGGGGCGGTGATCGACCCCAAGTCGCTCGACGAACTGTTACCCGAATGGCGGACCATGGGCTGTCCGCTGGCCGAGGTTCCGGTCAATGACAACCAGCACTGGGTCTTGACCAAGACCAAGAAGATCGGGGTGCCACACTTCATCACCCCCGGCTTCATGCACAACAAGGGCACCTATACGGGCAGCCTCGGTAATCTTTGCCGCTGGCTGGCTGAGCAGGCCGAAGGGCTGGGTGTCGAAATCTTCCCGGGCTTTCCAGCCGCCGAAATCCTCTACAACGAAGATGGATCGGTCAAAGGCGTCGCGACGGGCGACATGGGTGTCGCGCGCGACGGTAGCCACAAGGCCGACTATGCGCCCGGGCTCGAACTCCACGCCAAATATACCTTCTTTGCAGAGGGCGTGCGCGGTCACCTCACCAAGATACTGAAGCCGCAATTCGCGCTCGACGCCGATTGCGAGCCGCAGGTCTATGGCCTTGGCGTCAAGGAGCTATGGGACATCGATCCTGAAAACCACGCGCCGGGCCGGGTGATCCACACGCAGGGCTGGCCGCTCGACGAAAACGCCAATGGCGGCGGTTTTCTTTATCATCAGGCGAACGGTCAGGTGGCGCTGGGTTTCGTGACCTGGCTCAACTATCGCAATCCGCACATCTCCCCATTCCAGGAGATGCAAAAGTGGAAAACGCATCCCGAGATCGCGAAGATTTTGAAGGGCGGCAAGCGTGTTTCCTATGGCGCGCGCGCAATCAGCGACGGTGGCTATCAGTCGGTGCCGAAGCTGGCCTTCCCCGGCGGCGCATTGATCGGCGATAGCGCCGGGTTCCTCAACGTGCCGCGGATCAAGGGCACGCACACGTCGATGAAGTCGGGCATGATGGCGGCCGAGGCGGCGTTCGCGGCGGTGGCAGCGGGGCGGGGGAGCGATACGCTTGATGCCTATCAGGCCGCCTACGATAACAGCTGGGTCAAGAAGGAACTCAGCGTCGTGCGCAACGTCCTGCCGCTCGTCGAGAAATATGGCGATCTGGCGGGCACGATCTTGGCGGGTATCACCATGTGGGCCGAAACGCTCAAGATCAAAATGCCCTTCACGATGAAGCATCATCCGGACAACGAAAGCCTGTACCGCGCGGACATGATGCCGAAACCCGACTATCCGAAACCCGACGGCGTGCTGACCTTCGACCGCCTTTCCTCGGTGTTCGTGTCGAACACCAATCATGAGGAGGATCAGCCGGTTCACCTGCAGCTCAAGGACCCGTCGATCCCGGTCGAATATAATCTGCCGCTCTATGATGAGCCCGCGCAGCGTTATTGCCCGGCGGGCGTCTATGAGATCGTCGGCGAGGAAGAGGGCGATCCCAAATTCGTCATCAACGCGCAGAATTGCGTCCACTGCAAGACGTGCGACATCAAGGATCCGACCCAGAACATCAACTGGGTTACCCCCGAAGGCGGCGGAGGCCCCAATTATCCGAACATGTAA